A DNA window from Stutzerimonas stutzeri contains the following coding sequences:
- a CDS encoding alpha/beta fold hydrolase produces MKIVLKILLAAIVLLVIAVAVGMTLSWAPPRPVESLTERWAPEPSRFIEIAGMRVHIRDEGRRDDPAPLVLLHGTSASLHTWEGVVDQLKPQRRVISLDLPGFGLTGPFPDGNYRMDHYVEFLSTLLDRLEVERAVLLGNSFGGQLAWEMALDQPQRVAQLVLIDAAGYPRQSTSVPIGFKLAGIPGLAPIMANILPRRLVESSTRSVYGDPGKVTPELVDRYYELTLREGNREALRERFKQVPAVDNSKRIASVKTPTLIIWGGRDGLIPPLNARRFKDDIAGSQLVIFDDLGHVPQEEDPLQVAEAVRDFLAQP; encoded by the coding sequence GTGAAAATCGTTCTGAAGATACTGCTTGCCGCCATCGTTTTGCTGGTGATTGCCGTCGCGGTGGGGATGACGCTGAGCTGGGCCCCGCCGCGGCCGGTCGAGAGTCTTACCGAACGATGGGCACCGGAGCCGTCCCGGTTCATCGAGATTGCCGGGATGCGGGTGCATATACGCGACGAAGGTCGGCGTGATGATCCGGCTCCACTGGTACTGCTGCACGGCACCTCGGCGAGCCTGCACACCTGGGAGGGCGTGGTCGATCAGCTGAAGCCGCAGCGCCGGGTGATCAGCCTGGATCTGCCAGGGTTCGGCCTGACCGGTCCTTTTCCGGACGGCAACTACCGTATGGATCACTATGTCGAGTTCCTGTCGACACTGCTCGACCGGCTAGAGGTCGAGCGAGCGGTGCTGCTCGGAAACAGCTTTGGCGGTCAGCTCGCCTGGGAAATGGCGTTGGATCAGCCTCAGCGCGTGGCGCAACTGGTGCTGATCGACGCGGCGGGCTACCCGCGCCAGTCAACCTCGGTACCTATTGGTTTCAAGCTTGCCGGCATTCCTGGCTTGGCGCCAATCATGGCCAACATACTCCCGCGCCGGCTGGTCGAGTCCAGCACCCGCAGCGTTTATGGTGATCCAGGCAAGGTGACGCCGGAGCTGGTCGATCGCTACTACGAACTGACCTTGCGCGAAGGCAACCGTGAGGCGCTGCGCGAACGGTTCAAACAGGTGCCGGCAGTTGACAACAGCAAGCGGATCGCTTCGGTTAAAACGCCGACATTGATCATCTGGGGCGGGCGTGACGGCTTGATTCCGCCGCTCAATGCGCGCCGTTTCAAAGACGATATTGCCGGCAGCCAATTGGTGATCTTCGACGACCTCGGCCATGTGCCGCAGGAGGAGGACCCGCTGCAAGTCGCCGAGGCCGTCCGGGACTTCCTGGCGCAGCCATGA
- a CDS encoding protein-glutamate methylesterase/protein-glutamine glutaminase: MIKVFIVDDSALVRQVLSACLESHPNIEVIGQAADPLFALEKMQRNWPDVLVLDVEMPRMDGITFLRKLMAERPTPTIICSTLTEAGAAITLEAFAAGAVGVFTKARLGLKDSLLQLSSDLIKQIQQAAAARPRAAGPRAATVSAPQRQAEPASNALTTTDRVVALGTSTGGTQALELVLKQLRVDSPGIVIVQHMPEKFTAAFAQRLDSLCQIEVREARHLDRVRSGLALVAPGGKHMQLKRSGAQYFVEVLDGPPVNRHKPSVDVLFRSVARHAGHNALGVIMTGMGDDGARGLLAMREAGARTVAQDEASCVVFGMPKEALQMGAAQCTESLENLPRLITDYARAALG, encoded by the coding sequence GAGGTGATCGGGCAGGCCGCCGATCCGCTGTTCGCGCTGGAAAAGATGCAGCGCAACTGGCCCGATGTGCTGGTGCTCGACGTCGAGATGCCGCGCATGGACGGCATTACCTTTCTGCGCAAACTGATGGCCGAGCGGCCGACACCGACGATCATCTGCTCGACGCTGACCGAGGCGGGCGCTGCCATCACGCTCGAAGCGTTCGCGGCCGGCGCCGTGGGCGTTTTCACCAAGGCACGGCTCGGCCTGAAGGACAGCCTGCTGCAGCTCTCCAGCGACTTGATCAAGCAGATTCAGCAGGCGGCCGCGGCCCGCCCGCGTGCCGCCGGGCCGCGCGCCGCGACGGTCTCGGCGCCGCAACGCCAGGCAGAGCCGGCCAGCAACGCGCTGACTACCACCGACCGGGTTGTGGCCCTGGGCACGTCGACCGGCGGTACCCAGGCGCTGGAACTGGTGCTCAAACAGCTGCGCGTCGACTCGCCGGGTATCGTCATCGTCCAGCACATGCCGGAAAAATTCACCGCCGCCTTCGCTCAGCGTCTCGATAGCCTGTGTCAGATCGAAGTGCGCGAAGCGCGTCATCTCGATCGCGTACGCTCCGGGCTGGCGCTGGTAGCGCCGGGCGGCAAGCACATGCAGCTCAAGCGCAGTGGCGCGCAATATTTCGTCGAGGTACTCGACGGCCCGCCGGTCAACCGACACAAGCCGTCAGTGGACGTGCTGTTCCGCTCCGTCGCCCGCCACGCCGGGCACAACGCTCTGGGCGTGATCATGACCGGGATGGGCGACGACGGCGCGCGCGGCCTGCTGGCGATGCGCGAGGCCGGCGCCCGCACGGTCGCCCAGGACGAAGCCAGCTGCGTGGTGTTCGGCATGCCCAAGGAAGCCCTGCAGATGGGCGCGGCGCAGTGCACCGAGTCGCTGGAGAACCTGCCGCGGCTGATCACCGACTACGCCCGCGCGGCGCTGGGCTGA